The sequence below is a genomic window from Deltaproteobacteria bacterium.
GAAAATGTCATGATTTCTGGCCAGAGCCGCAGCTACATCATCCTGCGTGCTCAGAGGATTGGAGGCGCAGAGGCTTACCGCCGCGCCACCCTCCTTCAACGCGATGACGAGATTTGCCGTCTCCGTGGTCACGTGGAGACAGCAGGCGACAGAAACACCCCCGAGGGGCTTCTCCCTCCGGAAGGTGTCCCGAATATCCTTGAGAACCGGCATTTCCATCGCCGCCCACTCGATTCGTTTTTCCCCCGTCCTGGAAAGCCTCAGGCTGGCAACATGCGATTTTTGCATCGTCCCTCCTTGCCACTCTCGTAATTTATGGGAATGGGTAACATTCCGGGGCCCCGGCAAAAGCGCCACAAAAAAGCTTCAAACCCCCAGCCTCAAGAGGTCTTTCAGGGCCGAAACACCGTCCCGGTTCTCCCAGGGAAACCCTTCATCTTCCCTGCCGAAGTGCCCGTATGCGGCCGTTTTCAGGTAGATCGGGCGAAGCAGGTCCAGTTTCTTCGTAATCATCCCCGGCCGCATGTCAAAAATATCGGGGATAACCTCCTCCACCTCTTTTTCCGGTATCACCCCGGTATTGAAGAAGTCGAGGTTCACGGAAACAGGTTCCGGGACCCCGATTGCATACGCGATCTGGATCTCACACTTCCTGGCCACCCCGGCGCCGATGATGTTCTTCGCGATGTACCGCGCCATGTACGAAGCGCTCCTGTCCACCTTCGAAGGATCCTTTCCCGAAAATGCCCCGCCCCCGTGGCGGCTCGACCCGCCGTAGGTATCGACGATGATCTTTCTTCCCGTAAGCCCCGTGTCGGCCATCGGCCCCCCGGCAACGAACCTCCCCGTCGGGTTCACGAGAAAGTTGGTCCGGTAGGTAATGAACTCGGGGGGAACCACCTTCTTCACCACCTCCTCCAGGATCCCGTCTTTGAGATCTGCGTCGCTCACCTCCGGCGTGTGCTGGGAAGAAACGACAACGGTGACCACCTCGACAGGCTTGCCCTCGTCATACTGAACCGTAACCTGGCACTTTCCGTCGGGCCATATGAAGGGAAGGATCCCCTCCTTCCTGCACCGGGCAAGCCGTTTCGATATCTTATGGGCAATCATTATCGGTAGAGGCATGAGCTCGGGTGTTTCGTCACAGGCGAAGCCAAACATCATACCCTGATCCCCGGCGCCCTGCTCCTCGGGAGCGCCCCGATCGACCCCCATGGCGATATCGGGAGACTGCCTGTTCAGAGCCACGACGACACCGCAAGAGTCGGCGTCAAATCCCGTCTCGGGGGTTACGTACCCGATACCCTTGATCGTATCCTTCACGATCCTCACCACATCGCAATCCGCCCCGGTGGTCACCTCCCCGCCGAGCATGACCAGACCCGCCGTTATCAGGGCTTCACAGGCAACCCGGGCATCGGCGTCCTTCCGTATGATATCGTCGAGTATCGCGTCCGATATCTGGTCGGCAACCTTATCGGGATGTCCTTCCGTGACCGATTCCGACGTGAACAGGTACGGCCTCTCAATCATCTATCCAACCTCCCGTGGCATTTCGCATTGCCCCGAACAGAACCGTCCGGGGAATTATACAATACCGCATCTAAAATTTCTCGACAATCTCCTCCGGATAGAGATCTTCGAATTTCCCGCGGAGCATGTCAGAAATGTCCCTCCCCGAGGCGCACGACTTTATCTCCTCCAAAAACTCCCGGGCATAGCCGAAGTCGGACTTTCGTATGATCGTCTTGGCAAGAGGAATCGAATCGGGATTCATGCTCAGCTCGTCGAGTTCGAGGCCTATGAGGACGGGGAGAAACATATGGTCTCCCGCCATCTCCCCGCACATGGCAGCTTTTATTCCCGCGCCGTGGGCCGCCTCAACGATGAACCTGATCATCCGGATTATGGCGGGATGGAGGGGGTCGTAGAGGTAGGTGACCGATTCGTTGACCCTGTCTATCGCGAGGCAGTACTGGATGAGGTCGTTCGTGCCGATGCTGAAAAAATCCACCATCCCGGCGAGGATATCCGAAATTATCGCAGCAGAGGGAACCTCGACCATGATGCCTATTTTGACCTCCTCGTCAAATGGGTGGCCATCCCTGGAGAGCTCCCGCTTCGCCTCGGAAACAACTTTCTTCGCCTCCTCGATTTCCCAGACGCAGGACACCATGGGAAACATTATGCGGACGTTGCCGTAAGCAGAGGCCCGGAGGATAGCCCGCAGCTGCGTCTTGAAGATCTCCTTTTCCTTCAGGCAGAACCGTATCGCCCGCAGCCCCATGGCGGGATTCATCTCCTCTGCAAGGTCAACGTGGCTCACGAACTTATCGCCCCCCAGGTCAAGGGTCCTGATCGTCACTTCACCCTTCTGGAACTTTTCGACAACACCCCGGTATATCATGAACTGCTCATCCTCCAGGGGCATGTCCCTCCGGTTCAGGTAGATAAACTCGGTCCGGTAAAGACCTATGCCGTCAGCCCCGAGAGCAAGAGCCTGCTCCGCTTCGTGGGGCATCTCGATGTTCGCCATGACCTTCAGCTTCCTCCCATCCCTCGTAACGGAAGGGAGTTTCGAAAATTTCACCAGGGCCTTTCGCTTCCTCTCCATCCGATCGAGTTTCTTGGTGTAATCCGATATGAGCGACTCATCGGGAGAGATGATTACGATGCCCTCGTACCCGTCTATTATGTACACCTCGTCGTAGGCAAAATAGCTGGTCACGTTCCCGAGACCGACGACGGCCGGTATCCTCAGTGACCGGGCGACTATCGCCGTGTGGGACGTCCTGCTCCCCATATCGGTGGCGAAACCCTTCACGGAACGCCCCACCATCTGGGCCGTGTCTGCCGGGGAGAGGTCATGGGCAATGACCACGACATCCTCGCCTACCTCGAGAATTGAATCAACCCTCCTGCCCGCCAGGTTCTCAAAAATCCTGTGGGCTATCTGTTTGATGTCATCGCCCCGCTGCTTCAGGTAGGGGTCCTCCATGCGGTGGAAGTTCTCGACAAGGTCCTTCAGCACTTTATCCAGAGCCCACTCCGCTCTGAAGAAATAATCCCGAATCATCTTGATCGTCGCATCGATGAGCATCGAATCTTCGAGCATGGAGATGTGGACCCCGAGAATCTGGTAGTGCTCGCCGTTTTTTTCGATTAACGACTCCTGGATCTCCGAGAGCTGTATCCTGGACCGATCGACGGCCCCCAGGAACTTCTCGACCTCTATCTCCACTTCCTCCCGGGAAACGTAGGACTTGACAAAGCTCGGCAGGCTCCTGTCGAGAAAAAAGCCCTTTGCGATTGCAATGCCCGGCGAGGCGGGTATGCCGCTTGCTATTATATTTTTCCTGTCCCTGTGCATCTATTTCTCGTAGAATCTTCTCTTTACCAGGTCTTCGATCGCTTTTACTGCCTCATCTGCGTCATCACCTTCCGCCGAAACCTTGATCATCGAGCCTTTGGGGGCCGCGAGCATCAGGATCCCCATGATGCTCTTGCCATTGACCTCTATGCCGTCCTTGAATATGAATATTTCGGACTGGAATTTACTCGCAAGGTTGGCGAGGGAAGATGCGGCCCTCGCGTGCAGTCCGAGTTCATTCTTTATCATCAGGTTCTTGACGACCCGGGTAGATTCACTCGTTTCCAGTTCGCTCATCCCGTTACCCCATGACGAGAGAAATGAGTACCACAAACATTGCCGAAAAAATGACTATCTCCGATGTGGCAGCAATCTTCCGGTAGATAAACTCCAGCGCAACAACCAGACACAGGGAAACCAGGAACTGGATTCCCGTGAAAACGAATTTCTGGTCAACGGCGAGAATTCTCGAAATGAAAAAACCCAGGTAAACCCCGAGAAAGATCATCACCAGCGCACGGATATACTCATTCTTTTCGGCAAAGTTATTTTCCCTGAGATACTGGTATATCCCATTTGGAGACGCGAGGGACATCTTGAATCCCATGATCCTCATCCGGAGGTGAAAATAGTTATACGCCAGCACGAGAAGCACGATCCCGAGATAGGGGTTGACCAGGGCAGCAAGAACCGACATGAGAGAAACAAAAGGTTTCAGAGACCCCCAGAAAAAGGAGTCGCCGATAGCCCCGAGAGAACCCATGAGACCCACTTTCGCAGAATTGACGGCGGAAGGTTCGACTTCGCCCTTCTGGATTTTCTCCTCGAAAGCAAGTGACATGGCCGCGAGGTGAGAAGAGAAATAGGGATGGGTGTTGAAAAACTCAACGTGCCGCTTTGCCGCCTCCCGTATCTTGTCCGGCTCGCCCGCGTATATCTTCTCCAACCCCGGAAGAATCGTATAGAGAAAGCCCACACTCTGCATGTTTTCAAAGTTCCAGCATGCCTGAACAAGCATGCTCCTTAGAAAGACCCGGGATTTCGTTTTGCGATCCAGCACCCTTAAAAAACCCCCATCTCGAATATTATGAACGCAATGGCTCCCGAAGCGAGAGCCATGTGGAAAAAAGCGCTCTTGTTGCTCACCCTGCAGTGCTGGTAGACGCTTACCGCTCCGGTTGCAGGGATGATGAGGTACATGACCAGAAACGGTGAGATGACATACCGCGGAATGGCGGGGACGACCAGTTTGCCCGCCAGGATGCCCAGGACTATCCAGGAAAAGGATAGGAGCACCCCCGCCAGGAGCCAGAGGACAATCGATGCGTAAATACAGGAGCGCACCGTCTCCAGGTCACCCAAATCGACACCCGACACGGCGTACCTCGATATCTTTCCGTTCATCCTCCTGACCAGGATGTCAACCTCCCTGCCCAGTTCCCCAACGAGAACCGACGCGGATCCGATGAGCGCAATATCGGCAAACCCCACTTCTCTGGAAAACGACAGATAGGCAACGGCTACGGTGCCGAAAAGAGCGGCTCCCGTATCGTCGGGAGGAACCGAGGCGCCAACGGGAAGCCGCGAAACCCAGAGCATTTCCAGGAGTATCCCAAGAGTAACACACTCCGGCAACCGGTTAAAGAGAGCCCCCGTGATCACCGCGATCGCTATCGGCCGGTGAATCATCATCTGCAGAACCGCGACCCTGTCCAGGTAAATAATCCCACACAGGAGTATCAGGACTGCCACCTTTGTGGTCAGGCTTATCTCCATCGTGGCTATTTCCCTATTTCAGCTCTATATCTATTTCCCTGTCAGAGGGCACTGCCTTGACATCGATCTGCACACCGAGATCCTTCAGCTTTCTCACGATCCTCTCGTCGTCTGCATCAAAAAAAACCGTGGAGGATATCCTCTTTTTTCCCGTCTCATAGTGGAGGTTGCCCACGTTGATTTTCAATATACCCGGGACCTCTTTGACGATGCTCAACGCAACTTTCAGATCCCTGCAGAGAACGAGAACCCTCTTGCTCTCTTTACCCCTGGCCCAGCACCCCGATACAAAATCCTTTACGGAAGAGCAGAAAAGGTCCACATCGGGTGGGACCGCCATCTTCATGACTTCTTTCATCATGAAATCTGATGCGGTCCTGTCATCAACGACGACTATTTCTGAGGCACCCGTGAAGGGCAACCATGCCTCGATAACCTGTCCGTGGACAAGCCTTGAATCTATTCGGACAAGAGCTATCTGCACATTTAACTCCTTCCTACCCTCCTCTTTAATATTTCGCTTGCGATTGTTATGTTTTTCTGTCCGTACTCCTTTATAAACCGGGCCAGATCCTCCAGATTCTTCTCCTTCTCCCTTGCAGTAGGAACCCGCAAAACCATCGGTGTATTCACCCCCGTTATCACCTCCACGTCATATCTTCCAAGAAATGACAATGAGAGGTTCGAAGGTGTGCCTCCGAACATGTCCGTCATGACGAGCACCCCGTCGCCACTGTCCACCGATTTGATTGCCTTCTCGATGTCGTTGTGAATCTTCTCCATAGACGCTTTCGCATCTATATTTACCGCCATGGCATGCTCGATCTTTCCCACGATCAACTCGGCAGTCTTCAGCACCTCCGTTGCAAGGTTTCCGTGCGATACGATGACGACACCAATCATGACTCATGCACCCCCAGATTCTGTTTTTGTAATATCCCTGTGCTTTACATTTATATCAGCATTGCCGTGCTTATTGCCAATGAATTTCACGACCTCCTCAGCAACTGCCACCGACCGGTGGCGCCCTCCGGTGCACCCGATTGCCACCGTGAGGTATGCCTTTCCCTCACCTATGAACTTCGGAAGCAAAAAGTCAAGCAAATCCCCAATCTTATCGATATATATCCTGGAATCTTCGTTGGCAAAAATATATTTTCTCACTTCCTCCTCCCTCCCGTCTTTGTCTTTCAAGCCCCCAACGAAGTGGGGGTTGGGGAGGAACCGGGCGTCAAAGAGAATATCGGCCTCGGCCGGTATCCCGTATTTGAACCCGAAACTCAGAAAGGTGACGTTTAGCTTCGTAAGTTCCTCTACGGGCATCTCCTTTCTGATAAATTCCTTCAGCTCATGGATGCTCATGTCGGCTGTGTTTATGTAGAGGTCGACATAGGACCTGACCGTTTTGAGAAATTCCCTTTCCTTGCCGATGCTGTCTAACGGATTTTCCGACTCTGAAAGCGGGTGCTTTCTGCGCGTTTCGCTGAACCTCCTCACCAGGACATCATCGTCGCAATCGAGGAAGATCACCCGAAACTGGATCTCCATCTTGCGGAAATAGTCGACGAGCTCGGGAAATTGGGAAAAAAACTCCTTCCCTCTCACATCTATGACGAAGGCCATTCTCTGCTTCGCCAGCTCCTCCCCGATCAACAGCTCCACGATTCGCGGTATGATAACCACGGGCACATTGTCGACGCAGAAAAAACCGGTATCTTCGAGCACTTTTAATGCGGTGCTCTTTCCGGAACCGGAGATCCCCGTTATTATGATAACCAGTGGGGGTGTCATTTTTCCTTCTTCTTCCTGTATTTAAGGCGTCTCTTAGCAATTGCGTCACGCTGTTTCGAGGAGAACTCGACCGCCGAATCGACCCCCGTCTGCTTGAGCAGGTAATTTCTCACGCCAACTTCCACGAGCGTCGACAGGTCCCGCGCCGGGCTCACCGGAAAAAGGATACTGGGCAGTTTCACGTTCAACAGCTTGAAAGACCTCTCAGGAATGCCCGTACGGTCATACTTCTTGTTCGAGTCCCACTCTTCGAGCTCGATGACAAGATCCACCTGTTTCTCCTCTATTATCGACGACAGGCCAAAAAGATCCCGTATGTTGATAATCCCCAGGCCTCTTATCTCCATGTAGTGCTTGATCACGTCCCCGCCCCTTCCAAGCAGGGTATTGTGCCCCCTTTTCTCGATTTCGATCGCGTCGTCTGCAACGAAACGGTGCCCTTTGCAGATCAGGTCGAGGGCGCACTCGCTCTTCCCTATCCCGCTCGACCCGGTGATCAAGACCCCCACACCGTAAATATCCATCAGGACGCCGTGGACCGTTGTCCGCTCGGACAACTCCAAAGAAAGATAACCGATTATTTTTTCTATCAGGGTCGACGTGTCATACCCTGACAGGAGAACGGGAAGCCGGACCTTGGCCGACATGCTCTTCAAACCATGCGGGGGGGTTACTCCCCCCGCAAAAATGATACAGGGGAGGCCGGAGCCGCACAGTTTTTCAAGAACCTCCCTACCTTTCCTTGCATCGAGGCTCTCGAAAAATATCATTTCGGCCTCGCCGGCAATCTGAATCCTGTCAGGATGGAAGGACCTGAATATGCCGGCAAAAACGAGGCCCGACTTCTGAATTCTGGATGTGGTTATCTGACGTGTCTTGCCCGACTTCCCTGAAAAAAAGCTGAGGTCTAAATCAATATTGGTATCTTTGAAAAGCTTTTCTACTGATATCGTTCTCATGTGAACCGCCGGCCGCTTTTTTCATAACCTCTCGTCCTCTTCTCTCAATATCTCAACCATCTCTATTTGTGATCCGGCATCCATGATTTTTTTCCGAAACCTATCAGTCTTGAGCAGTCTCGATATCCTTGCAAGGGCCTTCAGATGGAGGCCCGCTGAGTTTTCGGGGGCGACGAGAAGAAAAAAGAGGTGCGCCGGCTTTCCGTCCATGGATTGAAAATCAACACCCTTCGTGCTCCTTCCGAGAGCACCGGTCAGAAATTTGATCCCCGGGTACTTGCCGTGAGGTATGGCAACTCCCTCGCCTATTCCCGTCGACCCGAGCGATTCCCGCTCGAGCAGAATGTTTGCCAGCTCTACCGGCGCTATTTCCTCGCAATTTCCCGCGACAACGCCTGCAAGTTCCTTTATCACCTCATCTTTTGTTTCGGCTTTCAGCTCCTCTACCACCGTTTCTGGAAATAGGAGGTCAAATATCTTCACGGTTCCTTCCTCTACCCTTTCATGGTTCGATAAACCCTACCCTGCCGTCCTTCAGCCTGCACACGACATTGTAGGTATTTGTCTCGAAATTGAGAAAAAGAAGCACATCCTTCCCTGAAAACTCCAGGTGCTTTACGGCATCGTCCATAGTCATAGGTTTCGGCAGGGAGTTGTTCAACCTCACCACCTCAACACCCCCGGAAACCGATATGTCTTCCTCCTCAATCACCTCATCGAGGATACTTTTGTTGAGGGAACCGTAATTTGCATGCTCCTTCCTTTTTTCCCTGAATTTCTTGACCTGCTTTTCTACCTTGTCGACGACCAGGTCGATAGCGGAGAACAGGTCGTCTGTCTCCTCGATCGCCTTTACGGAGATTCCCTTTGCAGTGAGCAAAACCTCGGCTATGTGCCGGTATTTCTTGACACTCAGGATCACACTTGCGTCGAAGGGGTTGTTGATGACCTTGTCCAGCTTGGTGATCTTGTCCACTGCGTACCCCTTGAGCGTCTCATTGGGCTCTATCTGCCGGAATGTAACCGTGATCCCCATTTATCCGCCTCCAAACGCGAACGTTCCTTGTTCATATTTTGCAAATGTTTATGCTAGCCCAATTATTCAGCGAACGCAACGCTTTCTAGAAAATCTTTTTCCTCTTGTTAGATGGCAAAATCCCCAAAGATTCCCTGTACTTCGTAACAGTTCTCCGTGCTATATTGATGCCCTGTGACTTCAATATCCTCGCAACCTCTATATCGCTGAGGGGTTTTTGCGGATTTTCTCCCTGAATCAGCTCTTTGATCTTCTCCTTTACCGACTCCGACGCCACACTCTCACCGTCCCTCCTGGAAAGGGAGCTGGTAAAGAAGTATTTCAACTCGAACAAACCAAGCGGGGTGTGCACATATTTTCCGCTCGTTACGCGAGATACCGTAGATTCGTGCATTTTGATATCCTCGGCGATATCCCGGAGGGTCATGGGCTTTAAGAAGCCCGGTCCCTGCTCGAAAAATTCGATCTGATTCTTGAGTATCGACTCCATCACCCGGTATATGGTTCTCTTCCTCTGGTATATGCTCTTTACGAACCATGCGGCAGAATTCACCTTTTCCCTTATATACTCCTTCTCTTCCTTCGAGAGGGATGCTTTCTGCTTGATCAGGTCCCGGTAATAAGAGTTGATACGGAGCTTTGGCAATCCATCCTCGTTGAGGGAAATTACCCACTCTGAGCCAACCTTGAATACCGAGATATCGGGGACCACGTAATGTACCTCTGCTGTTGAATATTGCCTCCCCGGCTTCGGATCCAGGCTGGATATGTTCTTGAATGCCGCTCTTACCCTGGTCTTTTCAATTTTCAATGCCCGCGCAACGCCCAGAAGGTCCGTCTTGATGAATCTATCGAAATATTCATCGAGAATGCGCACCTCGAGAGACCTGAGGCCGAATTTTTCCCGCGCCTGCACGGAAAGGCATTCCTTCAGGTCCCGCGCCCCGGCACCGGTGGGGTCAAAGAGCTGGATCTTTTTCAGCATATCCTCCACCTCTTGTGCGGCAAGCTGAAACTTTTCCGACGTCTCTTCTATGCCAACCGTGAGGTAGCCATTTTCATCAATGTTTCCAATCAGATAGGTGCCGAGCTTTTTCTCCTCCAGGGAAAGGTTCTCAAGGGAAAGCTGAATCATGAGATGGTCGGTGAGATTGATCTCCGTCTTGAGGGTATTCTCGTACAGCGGCCTCCCGTCTTCATCCGCCCGGACCCTGCTTCCCTGATATCCCCCGAAGGATTCATCGGGAAAGTACGCATCCAGGTCGATCGAATCGAGGAAGGAATCGACTTCTTCCTCGTCCTCCTTTTCCTTCCCTTCAGCCGAAAGCTCCTCTTTTCGCTCATCCTCCTCCTCGAGAACCTCTTCGAGGACGGGATTCTGCTCGAGCTCATTTTTAATCGTCTGCTGAAGTTCCAGGCGGGTCAGCTGGAGAAGCTTTATAGCCTGCTGGAGTTGAGGGGTTATCGTCAGCTTGAGCTGCTGCTGCAGCCGGAGGCTATGTTTCATATCAAGCGCCATTAAAGCGTGAACTCCTCACCAAGGTAGACTTCCTTGACTATATCCGAACTGAATATGTATGCCGGCTCTCCCTCTTCGAGAATCTCCCCTTCGTTTATTATATACGCCCTGTCACAAACTCTCAAAGTGTCTCTGACGTTGTGGTCCGTTATGATAACCCCGATTCCCTCATCTCTCAGCTTCACGATAATTCTCTGCAGGTCAGCTATGGTAATGGGATCGATGCCTGCAAAAGGCTCATCGAGCAGGAGAATGGACGGCAGAAGGGTCAGGGCCCGGCAAATTTCAACCCTTCTCCTCTCACCACCGGAAAGGGAGTAACTCTTCGCCTTCCTCAGATGCTCGATGCCCAGCTCTGAGAGCAGCGTCTCGAGCCTTTCCTTCATTTCCCGCTGCGAAATGGGCAGCGTCTCGAGAATCGCCAGAACGTTGTCTTCAACGTTCATCTTTCGGAAAATAGAGGGCTCCTGGGGAAGATACCCGATACCCAGCCGTGCCCTCCTGTACATGGGGAAGGTGGTTATATCCAGATCGTTGAGGACTATGCTTCCCTCATCGGGGATGATGAGACCCGTGATGGCGTAGAAGAGGGTGGTTTTCCCGGCGCCATTCGGTCCCAGAAGCCCGAGCACTTCCCCCCTCTTCGCCTGGAGTGAAACACCTCTTAGCACTTTTCTCTTCCCGAAGTTCTTAACAATGTCTTTTGCCTGTAACGTGCTCACTCTTCTCCTTTTTCCGGGGCCTTTTGTTCTTCCTCTTTCTCCTTCATGAACGTGTCGGGATTGATGATCGCCTTCACCCTTCCCTTTTCTCCCCCTATGATGACGCTCCTGTTTTCGGCTATGTATATTATCAGCTTTTCACCCAGAAGCCTGCTGTCACCCTCTGATACTACCGTGTTTCCGATCAATTCGACAGTCTGATCTTCGTTGATGAAGATCGCCCGGTCTCCCCGCGCCTCTCTTATGTCTTCCTGAACGACCCTCACGTTCCCGATCGCCTCGATCTTTGCCACCTCCTTTCCCTCCTCGTCGTACTCGGCTATGAGGGAATCGGAGTAGATGAGCAAACTGTTCTGTGATGCGATGACATCCCCCTTGAAGGTCACCCTGCGCTTCTGCCTCTCCGCCACGAGCTCTTTCGCCGTTATCTCAATAGGCTTTTTGGACAGTTTTTCCGCCTTCAGCTCGTCGGCACCTTCGATTGCCTCCGCGGGGAGCAGCGGAAGGGCGAGGGCAAGGAAAAGTGACAGCAAAATGGCGGTATTCTTGCGGGCCCGGACCTTCTTCACCTGATCACCTCACCCAGCTCTTCCTTCAACACCGTAAGGTCTGAGATATGCGCTTCGACCCTTTCCAGCCTGAAGCGCTCTTCATTGAAATCCATGATCCCCCGGTCCCCCGTCACGGAGAGCGTGCCGGACTGGAGGCGAACATCCCTTTCCAGGATAGCTTCCCGGCGCTCGAAGTCGAAAATCCCCCCGCTCCCGGTCAGCCGGAAAACATCGGAGGCGGTAATGAGAACCCTCCCCGATGACACGAGAGATTTTATCTCGCTGTCATACACCGCCTCGGGCAGGGTGAAGTAATAGGGCACCTGATCCCCCTTGAAGACGCCCTGAACCTCCAGGAAGGAGACAAAATCAACCCCCCTGAAGTAGTTTGCCCTCCTGGCCGTGAAATCTACATCGACCCCCTTTTGTGATATCTCCCTGAATCCGAAATTATGAATGACCATGTCGGGGCTCGTTTGGGGAATAACCACGCCACCGGACCCGCCGACCGACATTTCTCTGCCCCCGTTCTTCGAGCAGAAAGAGATGAAAAAGGCGAGGAAAAGCGTCAAAAGAGTCGGCATCAGCTTATTCATGATGTTTATCATAGCACTTAATGAATGGAAGGTTAAAAGAAAGATATTTCAAGATCTTTCAGAATCGAAAGGAGGATGTGTGCGTCGATTTCCGGTTTTTCCGACACGGGAAAAAGGGTCCGGGCTGCCGGCGATAACGGGCCGCCAGGGCCGCGCCATTTTCCGCGGCGGGAAATCATCTACTCCAGGTACTTGGACATCACGGTGGCCCACAAACCCTTGTTTTTCAATATATATTCAATAATTTCCCTGACGGCCCCCCGGCCACCGGGCCTTTCCGCAACGTAGTGGGCGACATCTTTTACTTCCTGGACGGCATCCTGGACGGTGGCGGCAAAGCCGACCTTTTTCAGGACGGGAATGTCGACTATGTCATCCCCCACGTAGGCTATCTTTTCCCTTTCCACGCCGGTTTTTTCCATGATTTCCCAAAGCGCCGCCACTTTATCGAACTGCCCCTGGTACAGGATCTCTATACCCAGCTCCCCGGACCGCCTCGCAACGATGTCAGATTTTCGACCGGTGATAATTCCCACCTCGATTCCGGCGCGCTGGATGAGTTTGATTCCATGGCCGTCCTTTACGTCGAAAAACTTCCATTCCGTCCTGTCGGGGCCGTAGACTATCCTTCCATCCGTGAGCACGCCGTCCACGTCAACGAGAAGCAGCTCAACCCTCGTCGCTCTCTCCCGCGCTGTCTCCTGCCCGATCTGGTTCATGTAATCTTTGCCCTCAAAAGATCGTGTATGTGTATCACGCCAACGAGGTTCTTTTCCCCCTCGTCGAAAACAAAGAGTGAGGTTAT
It includes:
- the lptA gene encoding lipopolysaccharide transport periplasmic protein LptA, whose product is MKKVRARKNTAILLSLFLALALPLLPAEAIEGADELKAEKLSKKPIEITAKELVAERQKRRVTFKGDVIASQNSLLIYSDSLIAEYDEEGKEVAKIEAIGNVRVVQEDIREARGDRAIFINEDQTVELIGNTVVSEGDSRLLGEKLIIYIAENRSVIIGGEKGRVKAIINPDTFMKEKEEEQKAPEKGEE
- the rpoN gene encoding RNA polymerase factor sigma-54, translating into MKHSLRLQQQLKLTITPQLQQAIKLLQLTRLELQQTIKNELEQNPVLEEVLEEEDERKEELSAEGKEKEDEEEVDSFLDSIDLDAYFPDESFGGYQGSRVRADEDGRPLYENTLKTEINLTDHLMIQLSLENLSLEEKKLGTYLIGNIDENGYLTVGIEETSEKFQLAAQEVEDMLKKIQLFDPTGAGARDLKECLSVQAREKFGLRSLEVRILDEYFDRFIKTDLLGVARALKIEKTRVRAAFKNISSLDPKPGRQYSTAEVHYVVPDISVFKVGSEWVISLNEDGLPKLRINSYYRDLIKQKASLSKEEKEYIREKVNSAAWFVKSIYQRKRTIYRVMESILKNQIEFFEQGPGFLKPMTLRDIAEDIKMHESTVSRVTSGKYVHTPLGLFELKYFFTSSLSRRDGESVASESVKEKIKELIQGENPQKPLSDIEVARILKSQGINIARRTVTKYRESLGILPSNKRKKIF
- a CDS encoding HAD-IIIA family hydrolase, whose amino-acid sequence is MNQIGQETARERATRVELLLVDVDGVLTDGRIVYGPDRTEWKFFDVKDGHGIKLIQRAGIEVGIITGRKSDIVARRSGELGIEILYQGQFDKVAALWEIMEKTGVEREKIAYVGDDIVDIPVLKKVGFAATVQDAVQEVKDVAHYVAERPGGRGAVREIIEYILKNKGLWATVMSKYLE
- the lptB gene encoding LPS export ABC transporter ATP-binding protein translates to MSTLQAKDIVKNFGKRKVLRGVSLQAKRGEVLGLLGPNGAGKTTLFYAITGLIIPDEGSIVLNDLDITTFPMYRRARLGIGYLPQEPSIFRKMNVEDNVLAILETLPISQREMKERLETLLSELGIEHLRKAKSYSLSGGERRRVEICRALTLLPSILLLDEPFAGIDPITIADLQRIIVKLRDEGIGVIITDHNVRDTLRVCDRAYIINEGEILEEGEPAYIFSSDIVKEVYLGEEFTL